ACTTTGGAGCGCCCATCAACCGGAGGATCGGCGTCTGCACCGGTGAGTCTGGAAATGTCCAAATATCATGAAGAAAATACTGAGTAAAAGAGTAAAATGACTCAAACTGTTGAGTGATCTCATATGTTTGAAGAGTTACATTTGATAGAGTcgagtttttcagttttgagaAATTACATACAAAAcagttatttcattttcttcttACACAGATAATTCAGCTCAGACAAAGGCGAAAACAGTGAGActttttaaaaagataaaacatttgCAGAGCCAAAGTGGTAAAATGAAttaaacttgtaaaaaaaaaagactcaaaaaCCGAAGTAATCTGAACTCAGGCCAGTTCCACTCATGGTCAAAACTGAACCACAGACCAAAGTCTCAGCTctcagagtttttttttaaagtaaaaatgattcaaattaaAGTTGAAAACCTGGTGTCGTGTTCACAGCCAGAGAAGGAGCCACATGTGTTTTCAATGGGATGGTGTACAAGAGCGGAGAGAGCTTCCAGAGCAGCTGTAAATACCAGTGCACGTGCCTAGATGGCGCTGTTGGCTGCGTCCCTCTGTGCTCCATGGACGTCCGCCTCCCCAGCCCCGACTGCCCCATGCCCAGACGGGTCAAGGTCCCTGGGAAGTGCTGCGAAGAGTGGGTCTGCGACACGCCCAAGTACACGGACCCCTTCATGGGCTCGGTCCTGCCCGGTGAGccacattttcagtttattACACCTCAGAAACATTAGTTACACTGACTTTATAAAATGAGgctgcagcgccccctatggagcCAGGTCCTGGTTTCAGGAGTGTAAAACTTTTAACATTTGACTCGTAACTACTTGAAGTAAAGTTTTCAAAACATGGATTAATCTaagtataataaataaactacaaacaaaataatcacaacATCTCGAGATTTAAATTCTAAACTGAGGTAGAGTTTGAGGcgcaggtcatgtgactgtacaaggaaacaatattaaaacttcATAAACAGTCGAAATGGTGAATTCCACTTAAGTTCACTGTTATTTTGCAGAGTCGTTTCTGTAGATgagggtttttgttttgtgtgtagaAACGCACTGATACTAATCACATGACTTTGTGTTTGCAGcgtacagagaggaggagacttaTGGACCTGATCTTTCGTTGATGAGGGAGAACTGCCTGGTCCAAACCACCGAATGGAGCGCCTGTTCTAAGACCTGCGGCCTCGGCATCTCAACCCGCGTCACCAACGACAACCGCGACTGCCGCCTGGAGAAGCAGACGCGGCTGTGCATGGTGAGGCCGTGCGAgtctcagatggagcagagcatCAGGGTGAGTGCTGCAGATACTGTGGAAAAAACACTGTTTACCAGAGTTTAAGGACTCAAGGGTCTGGAGAAGTTCTGATGGATTTaatgagttattttaaaatagacTTCAGATAAATGCTGACCAAAACCtacctactttagtcctggtttagtctcgatttagacctggtttaggactaaaaaagaaaacagttcTGATTAAGTTAAAACTTCTCAAGATTCTTAAGTccttttaacttttattcacatatttacatattttgtgTCTGATTTTACAGAAAGGTAAAAAGTGCATCCGAACGCCCAGAGTCTCCAAACCAATGAAGTTTGAGATTTCCGGCTGCACCACGACCAAATCGTACCGGCCCAAGTTCTGTGGCGTGTGTTTGGACGGGCGGTGCTGCACCCCCCACAGGACCACCACCCTCCCCATGGAGTTTAAGTGTCAGGACGGGCAGGTCATGAAGAAGCACATGATGTTCATCAAGTCGTGTGCGTGCCATTACAACTGCCCCGGCGAGAACGACATCTTTGAGTCCATGTACTACAAGAAGATGATCGGAGACATGGCCTAAGACGCTCAGACATCTCCAGACGACGGGCAGCTGAACACTTGAACCTAAACATCTCACGAGCTTCAGACGCTGCAAAAACGACCTGGACCTGCTTAAGACGACTTCAGAATCTTGAGTAGTGTTGAGTTTAGTTTGGATTAACACTGTTACTGGAGTTAATCCTAATTTTTCACTTGGCCGAGAGTAAAACGGCCACAACCTCATCAAACCAAGCCTAACACG
This sequence is a window from Periophthalmus magnuspinnatus isolate fPerMag1 chromosome 24, fPerMag1.2.pri, whole genome shotgun sequence. Protein-coding genes within it:
- the ccn2a gene encoding CCN family member 2a translates to MATVTMRILVPFLCLVLSHLAAGQECSGQCSCPSAPPQCPPGVSLVLDGCGCCRVCAKQMGELCTERDVCDPHKGLYCDFGAPINRRIGVCTAREGATCVFNGMVYKSGESFQSSCKYQCTCLDGAVGCVPLCSMDVRLPSPDCPMPRRVKVPGKCCEEWVCDTPKYTDPFMGSVLPAYREEETYGPDLSLMRENCLVQTTEWSACSKTCGLGISTRVTNDNRDCRLEKQTRLCMVRPCESQMEQSIRKGKKCIRTPRVSKPMKFEISGCTTTKSYRPKFCGVCLDGRCCTPHRTTTLPMEFKCQDGQVMKKHMMFIKSCACHYNCPGENDIFESMYYKKMIGDMA